Proteins encoded together in one Procambarus clarkii isolate CNS0578487 chromosome 11, FALCON_Pclarkii_2.0, whole genome shotgun sequence window:
- the LOC123758381 gene encoding heterogeneous nuclear ribonucleoprotein 87F isoform X2: MEHSEPEQMRKLFIGGLDYRTTDDSLKAYFEQYGEIVDVVVMKDPKTKRSRGFGFVAFSQAYMVDEAQKNRPHKIDGRSVDTKRAVPRDEIGKPESGVTVKKLFVGGIKDDVDEDDLRETFSQFGEVVSVSIPTEKESQKKRGFAFVEFEDYDAVDKACLHKNIQMKGKRVDVKKALSKNEIQMQQRGRMGGMGGMGRGGGNGPWAGNRNDSWGNNQGGGWQATDVSDNRSGWGNQGNYGTPNQGGPGGYNQGGGYGNQGPWQGGPPNNQGWNNQNNQGWNPQASNYGSTPNNWGQGPSDFGNNYGQSYGGGPMRNQGYGQTNRTAPYSAGGNNNAGNSGPNNYGGGGSGGAVGMNQGPNRRY; encoded by the exons ATG GAACATTCGGAGCCGGAGCAGATGCGAAAACTGTTCATTGGGGGCCTAGACTACCGCACTACCGATGACAGCCTTAAGGCGTACTTTGAGCAATATGGCGAGATTGTTGATGTAGTAGTAATGAAGGACCCAAAGACGAAGAGATCAAGAGGCTTTGGCTTCGTTGCATTTTCCCAAGCTTATATGGTGGATGAAGCACAGAAAAACAGACCTCATAAA ATTGATGGTCGGTCAGTGGATACAAAACGTGCAGTACCTCGTGATGAAATTGGGAAACCTGAATCTGGTGTAACTGTGAAAAAATTGTTTGTTGGTGGTATTAAAGATGACGTAGATGAAGAT GATCTGCGTGAAACATTCAGCCAGTTTGGAGAAGTGGTATCGGTCAGTATCCCCACAGAAAAGGAGTCCCAGAAGAAGAGGGGCTTCGCTTTTGTGGAGTTTGAAGACTATGATGCCGTGGACAAAGCTTGCT TACACAAGAACATCCAGATGAAGGGAAAGCGCGTAGATGTAAAGAAGGCACTGAGCAAGAATGAAATACAGATGCAACAGCGAGGCCGCATGGGAGGAATGGGAGGTATGGGACGTGGTGGTGGGAATGGCCCATGGGCTGGTAACAGAAATGACAGCTGGGGGAACAATCAAGGTGGTGGTTGGCAAG CTACGGATGTTTCAGATAACCGAAGCGGCTGGGGAAATCAAGGCAATTATGGCACGCCTAACCAGGGAGGACCAGGCGGCTACAATCAGGGTGGTGGGTATGGCAACCAGGGACCATGGCAGGGGGGTCCACCCAACAACCAGGgatggaataaccaaaacaaccaGGGATGGAACCCTCAGGCCAGTAATTATGGTAGTACGCCAAACAACTGGGGTCAGGGCCCCAGTGACTTTGGCAACAATTATGGGCAAAGTTATGGTGGTGGACCAATGAGGAATCAGGGATATGGACAGACGAACAGAACGGCCCCATACAGTGCAG GTGGCAACAATAATGCAGGTAACAGTGGACCTAAcaactatggtggtggtgggagtggaggTGCGGTTGGGATGAATCAAGGACCCAACAGACGATATTAG
- the LOC123758381 gene encoding heterogeneous nuclear ribonucleoprotein 87F isoform X12, which translates to MVKEEHSEPEQMRKLFIGGLDYRTTDDSLKAYFEQYGEIVDVVVMKDPKTKRSRGFGFVAFSQAYMVDEAQKNRPHKIDGRSVDTKRAVPRDEIGKPESGVTVKKLFVGGIKDDVDEDDLRETFSQFGEVVSVSIPTEKESQKKRGFAFVEFEDYDAVDKACLHKNIQMKGKRVDVKKALSKNEIQMQQRGRMGGMGATDVSDNRSGWGNQGNYGTPNQGGPGGYNQGGGYGNQGPWQGGPPNNQGWNNQNNQGWNPQASNYGSTPNNWGQGPSDFGNNYGQSYGGGPMRNQGYGQTNRTAPYSAGNSGPNNYGGGGSGGAVGMNQGPNRRY; encoded by the exons ATGGTAAAGGAG GAACATTCGGAGCCGGAGCAGATGCGAAAACTGTTCATTGGGGGCCTAGACTACCGCACTACCGATGACAGCCTTAAGGCGTACTTTGAGCAATATGGCGAGATTGTTGATGTAGTAGTAATGAAGGACCCAAAGACGAAGAGATCAAGAGGCTTTGGCTTCGTTGCATTTTCCCAAGCTTATATGGTGGATGAAGCACAGAAAAACAGACCTCATAAA ATTGATGGTCGGTCAGTGGATACAAAACGTGCAGTACCTCGTGATGAAATTGGGAAACCTGAATCTGGTGTAACTGTGAAAAAATTGTTTGTTGGTGGTATTAAAGATGACGTAGATGAAGAT GATCTGCGTGAAACATTCAGCCAGTTTGGAGAAGTGGTATCGGTCAGTATCCCCACAGAAAAGGAGTCCCAGAAGAAGAGGGGCTTCGCTTTTGTGGAGTTTGAAGACTATGATGCCGTGGACAAAGCTTGCT TACACAAGAACATCCAGATGAAGGGAAAGCGCGTAGATGTAAAGAAGGCACTGAGCAAGAATGAAATACAGATGCAACAGCGAGGCCGCATGGGAGGAATGGGAG CTACGGATGTTTCAGATAACCGAAGCGGCTGGGGAAATCAAGGCAATTATGGCACGCCTAACCAGGGAGGACCAGGCGGCTACAATCAGGGTGGTGGGTATGGCAACCAGGGACCATGGCAGGGGGGTCCACCCAACAACCAGGgatggaataaccaaaacaaccaGGGATGGAACCCTCAGGCCAGTAATTATGGTAGTACGCCAAACAACTGGGGTCAGGGCCCCAGTGACTTTGGCAACAATTATGGGCAAAGTTATGGTGGTGGACCAATGAGGAATCAGGGATATGGACAGACGAACAGAACGGCCCCATACAGTGCAG GTAACAGTGGACCTAAcaactatggtggtggtgggagtggaggTGCGGTTGGGATGAATCAAGGACCCAACAGACGATATTAG
- the LOC123758381 gene encoding heterogeneous nuclear ribonucleoprotein 87F isoform X6: MEHSEPEQMRKLFIGGLDYRTTDDSLKAYFEQYGEIVDVVVMKDPKTKRSRGFGFVAFSQAYMVDEAQKNRPHKIDGRSVDTKRAVPRDEIGKPESGVTVKKLFVGGIKDDVDEDDLRETFSQFGEVVSVSIPTEKESQKKRGFAFVEFEDYDAVDKACLHKNIQMKGKRVDVKKALSKNEIQMQQRGRMGGMGGMGRGGGNGPWAGNRNDSWGNNQGGGWQATDVSDNRSGWGNQGNYGTPNQGGPGGYNQGGGYGNQGPWQGGPPNNQGWNNQNNQGWNPQASNYGSTPNNWGQGPSDFGNNYGQSYGGGPMRNQGYGQTNRTAPYSAGNSGPNNYGGGGSGGAVGMNQGPNRRY, from the exons ATG GAACATTCGGAGCCGGAGCAGATGCGAAAACTGTTCATTGGGGGCCTAGACTACCGCACTACCGATGACAGCCTTAAGGCGTACTTTGAGCAATATGGCGAGATTGTTGATGTAGTAGTAATGAAGGACCCAAAGACGAAGAGATCAAGAGGCTTTGGCTTCGTTGCATTTTCCCAAGCTTATATGGTGGATGAAGCACAGAAAAACAGACCTCATAAA ATTGATGGTCGGTCAGTGGATACAAAACGTGCAGTACCTCGTGATGAAATTGGGAAACCTGAATCTGGTGTAACTGTGAAAAAATTGTTTGTTGGTGGTATTAAAGATGACGTAGATGAAGAT GATCTGCGTGAAACATTCAGCCAGTTTGGAGAAGTGGTATCGGTCAGTATCCCCACAGAAAAGGAGTCCCAGAAGAAGAGGGGCTTCGCTTTTGTGGAGTTTGAAGACTATGATGCCGTGGACAAAGCTTGCT TACACAAGAACATCCAGATGAAGGGAAAGCGCGTAGATGTAAAGAAGGCACTGAGCAAGAATGAAATACAGATGCAACAGCGAGGCCGCATGGGAGGAATGGGAGGTATGGGACGTGGTGGTGGGAATGGCCCATGGGCTGGTAACAGAAATGACAGCTGGGGGAACAATCAAGGTGGTGGTTGGCAAG CTACGGATGTTTCAGATAACCGAAGCGGCTGGGGAAATCAAGGCAATTATGGCACGCCTAACCAGGGAGGACCAGGCGGCTACAATCAGGGTGGTGGGTATGGCAACCAGGGACCATGGCAGGGGGGTCCACCCAACAACCAGGgatggaataaccaaaacaaccaGGGATGGAACCCTCAGGCCAGTAATTATGGTAGTACGCCAAACAACTGGGGTCAGGGCCCCAGTGACTTTGGCAACAATTATGGGCAAAGTTATGGTGGTGGACCAATGAGGAATCAGGGATATGGACAGACGAACAGAACGGCCCCATACAGTGCAG GTAACAGTGGACCTAAcaactatggtggtggtgggagtggaggTGCGGTTGGGATGAATCAAGGACCCAACAGACGATATTAG
- the LOC123758381 gene encoding heterogeneous nuclear ribonucleoprotein 87F isoform X9, translating to MVKEEHSEPEQMRKLFIGGLDYRTTDDSLKAYFEQYGEIVDVVVMKDPKTKRSRGFGFVAFSQAYMVDEAQKNRPHKIDGRSVDTKRAVPRDEIGKPESGVTVKKLFVGGIKDDVDEDDLRETFSQFGEVVSVSIPTEKESQKKRGFAFVEFEDYDAVDKACLHKNIQMKGKRVDVKKALSKNEIQMQQRGRMGGMGATDVSDNRSGWGNQGNYGTPNQGGPGGYNQGGGYGNQGPWQGGPPNNQGWNNQNNQGWNPQASNYGSTPNNWGQGPSDFGNNYGQSYGGGPMRNQGYGQTNRTAPYSAGGNNNAGNSGPNNYGGGGSGGAVGMNQGPNRRY from the exons ATGGTAAAGGAG GAACATTCGGAGCCGGAGCAGATGCGAAAACTGTTCATTGGGGGCCTAGACTACCGCACTACCGATGACAGCCTTAAGGCGTACTTTGAGCAATATGGCGAGATTGTTGATGTAGTAGTAATGAAGGACCCAAAGACGAAGAGATCAAGAGGCTTTGGCTTCGTTGCATTTTCCCAAGCTTATATGGTGGATGAAGCACAGAAAAACAGACCTCATAAA ATTGATGGTCGGTCAGTGGATACAAAACGTGCAGTACCTCGTGATGAAATTGGGAAACCTGAATCTGGTGTAACTGTGAAAAAATTGTTTGTTGGTGGTATTAAAGATGACGTAGATGAAGAT GATCTGCGTGAAACATTCAGCCAGTTTGGAGAAGTGGTATCGGTCAGTATCCCCACAGAAAAGGAGTCCCAGAAGAAGAGGGGCTTCGCTTTTGTGGAGTTTGAAGACTATGATGCCGTGGACAAAGCTTGCT TACACAAGAACATCCAGATGAAGGGAAAGCGCGTAGATGTAAAGAAGGCACTGAGCAAGAATGAAATACAGATGCAACAGCGAGGCCGCATGGGAGGAATGGGAG CTACGGATGTTTCAGATAACCGAAGCGGCTGGGGAAATCAAGGCAATTATGGCACGCCTAACCAGGGAGGACCAGGCGGCTACAATCAGGGTGGTGGGTATGGCAACCAGGGACCATGGCAGGGGGGTCCACCCAACAACCAGGgatggaataaccaaaacaaccaGGGATGGAACCCTCAGGCCAGTAATTATGGTAGTACGCCAAACAACTGGGGTCAGGGCCCCAGTGACTTTGGCAACAATTATGGGCAAAGTTATGGTGGTGGACCAATGAGGAATCAGGGATATGGACAGACGAACAGAACGGCCCCATACAGTGCAG GTGGCAACAATAATGCAGGTAACAGTGGACCTAAcaactatggtggtggtgggagtggaggTGCGGTTGGGATGAATCAAGGACCCAACAGACGATATTAG
- the LOC123758381 gene encoding heterogeneous nuclear ribonucleoprotein 87F isoform X10, with protein MEHSEPEQMRKLFIGGLDYRTTDDSLKAYFEQYGEIVDVVVMKDPKTKRSRGFGFVAFSQAYMVDEAQKNRPHKIDGRSVDTKRAVPRDEIGKPESGVTVKKLFVGGIKDDVDEDDLRETFSQFGEVVSVSIPTEKESQKKRGFAFVEFEDYDAVDKACLHKNIQMKGKRVDVKKALSKNEIQMQQRGRMGGMGATDVSDNRSGWGNQGNYGTPNQGGPGGYNQGGGYGNQGPWQGGPPNNQGWNNQNNQGWNPQASNYGSTPNNWGQGPSDFGNNYGQSYGGGPMRNQGYGQTNRTAPYSAGGNNNAGNSGPNNYGGGGSGGAVGMNQGPNRRY; from the exons ATG GAACATTCGGAGCCGGAGCAGATGCGAAAACTGTTCATTGGGGGCCTAGACTACCGCACTACCGATGACAGCCTTAAGGCGTACTTTGAGCAATATGGCGAGATTGTTGATGTAGTAGTAATGAAGGACCCAAAGACGAAGAGATCAAGAGGCTTTGGCTTCGTTGCATTTTCCCAAGCTTATATGGTGGATGAAGCACAGAAAAACAGACCTCATAAA ATTGATGGTCGGTCAGTGGATACAAAACGTGCAGTACCTCGTGATGAAATTGGGAAACCTGAATCTGGTGTAACTGTGAAAAAATTGTTTGTTGGTGGTATTAAAGATGACGTAGATGAAGAT GATCTGCGTGAAACATTCAGCCAGTTTGGAGAAGTGGTATCGGTCAGTATCCCCACAGAAAAGGAGTCCCAGAAGAAGAGGGGCTTCGCTTTTGTGGAGTTTGAAGACTATGATGCCGTGGACAAAGCTTGCT TACACAAGAACATCCAGATGAAGGGAAAGCGCGTAGATGTAAAGAAGGCACTGAGCAAGAATGAAATACAGATGCAACAGCGAGGCCGCATGGGAGGAATGGGAG CTACGGATGTTTCAGATAACCGAAGCGGCTGGGGAAATCAAGGCAATTATGGCACGCCTAACCAGGGAGGACCAGGCGGCTACAATCAGGGTGGTGGGTATGGCAACCAGGGACCATGGCAGGGGGGTCCACCCAACAACCAGGgatggaataaccaaaacaaccaGGGATGGAACCCTCAGGCCAGTAATTATGGTAGTACGCCAAACAACTGGGGTCAGGGCCCCAGTGACTTTGGCAACAATTATGGGCAAAGTTATGGTGGTGGACCAATGAGGAATCAGGGATATGGACAGACGAACAGAACGGCCCCATACAGTGCAG GTGGCAACAATAATGCAGGTAACAGTGGACCTAAcaactatggtggtggtgggagtggaggTGCGGTTGGGATGAATCAAGGACCCAACAGACGATATTAG
- the LOC123758381 gene encoding heterogeneous nuclear ribonucleoprotein 87F isoform X4, giving the protein MVKEEHSEPEQMRKLFIGGLDYRTTDDSLKAYFEQYGEIVDVVVMKDPKTKRSRGFGFVAFSQAYMVDEAQKNRPHKIDGRSVDTKRAVPRDEIGKPESGVTVKKLFVGGIKDDVDEDDLRETFSQFGEVVSVSIPTEKESQKKRGFAFVEFEDYDAVDKACLHKNIQMKGKRVDVKKALSKNEIQMQQRGRMGGMGGMGRGGGNGPWAGNRNDSWGNNQGGGWQATDVSDNRSGWGNQGNYGTPNQGGPGGYNQGGGYGNQGPWQGGPPNNQGWNNQNNQGWNPQASNYGSTPNNWGQGPSDFGNNYGQSYGGGPMRNQGYGQTNRTAPYSAGNSGPNNYGGGGSGGAVGMNQGPNRRY; this is encoded by the exons ATGGTAAAGGAG GAACATTCGGAGCCGGAGCAGATGCGAAAACTGTTCATTGGGGGCCTAGACTACCGCACTACCGATGACAGCCTTAAGGCGTACTTTGAGCAATATGGCGAGATTGTTGATGTAGTAGTAATGAAGGACCCAAAGACGAAGAGATCAAGAGGCTTTGGCTTCGTTGCATTTTCCCAAGCTTATATGGTGGATGAAGCACAGAAAAACAGACCTCATAAA ATTGATGGTCGGTCAGTGGATACAAAACGTGCAGTACCTCGTGATGAAATTGGGAAACCTGAATCTGGTGTAACTGTGAAAAAATTGTTTGTTGGTGGTATTAAAGATGACGTAGATGAAGAT GATCTGCGTGAAACATTCAGCCAGTTTGGAGAAGTGGTATCGGTCAGTATCCCCACAGAAAAGGAGTCCCAGAAGAAGAGGGGCTTCGCTTTTGTGGAGTTTGAAGACTATGATGCCGTGGACAAAGCTTGCT TACACAAGAACATCCAGATGAAGGGAAAGCGCGTAGATGTAAAGAAGGCACTGAGCAAGAATGAAATACAGATGCAACAGCGAGGCCGCATGGGAGGAATGGGAGGTATGGGACGTGGTGGTGGGAATGGCCCATGGGCTGGTAACAGAAATGACAGCTGGGGGAACAATCAAGGTGGTGGTTGGCAAG CTACGGATGTTTCAGATAACCGAAGCGGCTGGGGAAATCAAGGCAATTATGGCACGCCTAACCAGGGAGGACCAGGCGGCTACAATCAGGGTGGTGGGTATGGCAACCAGGGACCATGGCAGGGGGGTCCACCCAACAACCAGGgatggaataaccaaaacaaccaGGGATGGAACCCTCAGGCCAGTAATTATGGTAGTACGCCAAACAACTGGGGTCAGGGCCCCAGTGACTTTGGCAACAATTATGGGCAAAGTTATGGTGGTGGACCAATGAGGAATCAGGGATATGGACAGACGAACAGAACGGCCCCATACAGTGCAG GTAACAGTGGACCTAAcaactatggtggtggtgggagtggaggTGCGGTTGGGATGAATCAAGGACCCAACAGACGATATTAG